The genomic region CGGCCGGCCTGTCCTCCGTCGGCTTATGTGCGACACGCGTCCGCCAGGTGATCTGCGACAGTGGTCGGTTTCGGCACTCTGGGTCCGACGTCTCCGCGGGGCGTCGGGACTCGGGGAGGCCGGGATTGGCACTGGTTGTCTTGTCGGTTGTCGAGCAACGCCTGGATGCGGTTCGTGCGGTGCTGGCCGGGTCAGATGTCATGGAGGTGGCCGCCAGCTTCGGGGTGCACCGGTCGACGGCCCGAAGGGTAGCCGTTACGGCTTGTCGACCCATTGGATGTTGGTGGGACGGCGGCCGGTGCGCAGGAATTCGTGGCCGGCCTGTCGGGCCTGTTCTTCAGTGATTTCGATGTCGAAGGGGTCGGCGCCTGCGGGGGTGAACCACGGGTCGTTGATCGCGTAGTCGGCGTCGCCGGCTGTCTGGCCGGGTGGGGCGCCAGGCGGTACCGGTCCCCAGCTGACCATGACGTCGGCCTCGCCTTCCCAAAACAGGCCGGATCGGGCCCCATCAAGGGTGATGTGCAGGCGACGCTTGCCGTCTTCGCTGGCCAGCTCGATGCCGCTGCGATGATCCCGCGGTATGCGGTCGAAGAGGGCGTCGAGGTCGGCGGGGTCGGCCACGGTGGTGGTGCCGATGTCCTCGGTCCAGGCTTGCAGCGGTGCGTTCACCGGATGCTCTCCGGCGGTGAGGTGAGCCAGCGACTGCGGCAGCACGGTGAGTAGGTTACCGGCCAGATCTAGCCGGGTCAGGGCGGTCAGGTTACCCAGCGAATCGGGCAGCACGGTGAGGTGGTTTTCCGTCAGGTACAGGTGGGTGAGGGCGGTCAGGTTACCCAGCGAATCCGGCAGCGCGGTGAGCCGGTTGCCGGTCAAGTCCAGCCGAGTGAGGGCGGTCAGGTTACTCAGCCATTCCGGCAGCGTCGACAGATGGTTGTGGGCCAGGTCCAGCCAGGTGAGCGAGGTCAGGTTACCCAGCGAGTCCGGCAGTACGGTGAGCTGATTATTGGACAGGCCCAGCCAGGTCAGGCCGGTCAGCTCGCCCAGCGACTCCGGCAGTGACGGCTCGTCGAGTACCTGCGCGCACGGACGGCGGCCAGATGTGTGCATCCGATCAAGCAGCGAGATCGTTTCCTGCTGGCGTTGTTGGTCGAGGTCGGGACAGCCCCTGCGAGGACGCCGCAGCCATGCTGCGGCGTGCTTGCGGCAGCGGTTGGCCTCCGTAGTAGTTGATCGCTACTGTGCCTCGGTGGCCCGTTCACAGCTCACCGCCGAGTTGGTGGTTGACGGTCATGTTCCGCAGGGATTGGCGCTGTCGCCGGACGGCAAGTGGGTCGCCTACGTGGTCGCCCCGGTCGGGCGGGCTGGTGTTCACCCGGTCAGCGAAATCTGGGTCGCCGCCGTCGACGGGACCGGGTCGCCGCGACGATTGACTTCGGGTGAGGCGTACGATTCGGCGCCGCGGTGGGCCGGGGATTCGCTGTTGGTCTACTTTCTTTCCGACCGCGCCGAGCGTGGCACGGCGCAACTGCACCGGGTGGGGCTGGTCGACGGTGTTGTGCAGGCGGTCACGTCCTGGGCCGCTGGGGCGTCCCGGCACCTCCCACTGGCCGATCCCAACCTGGTCGTCGTGATCGCAGCCGATGAGCCGTCCGCTGAGGACGAACGTCGAGACAGGGAGCGCGACGACGCTCGGGTGTGGGGCGAACGCGTACGCCCGGACCGGCTGCGGCTGCTCGACGTACGGAGTCTGGAGGTCCGGACACCGGATGCGTTCGGCGATCGTCATGTCGTCGAAGTGGTCCAGCGGCCCGACGATGGAATTCTGGCGGCACTGACCTGGTCGAGCCCCGACGTGGACCCGGGCCTGCTGGAGCCCGGCCTCCACCTCCTCGATCCGTACAGTGGCGTGACGCGGGACCTCGGTCCGGCCGCGGCGGACGCGTCGTCGCTCGTCTGGTGGCCCGCCGTCGACGGCTGGCACCTGGCATATGTCGCGAAGACCCCGCCCACTCTGGTGGGCGGACACGCGGTTTTCGATATCGCCGTGCCGGTGAGCGGGCCGGTGGGCGAGCACCTTAACCTGACCGCCGGCACGACCGTCTGCGCGAGCAACCTGGTCCAGGTCGACACCGGTCTGCCGCTGGTGCTGGTCGCCGACGGGCTCGATACCGCGATCCACCGGCTCGATCCGGCCGGGCCCGCCCTCGTCGAGGTGTCCCGGGTCGGGGGCCTCGCGACGTCGTTGACCACGAGCCGGCTCGGTGACGGCGTCGCGGCGGTGGTGAGCACGTCCTACGAACCCGGCAACGTCCACGCCGGCCCGACGAGCGGGCCGTTGACGAGGCTGACCGACCTCAGGCCCGAACTCCGCGACATCCGGTGGGGTGTCCAGGAACGCCTGTCGTACGAGGCATCTGATGGGCTGACGCTGGACGGCCTGCTGATCCTGCCCGCCGGCCGGTCGCACAAGGACGGGCCGTTTCCGCTGGTGACGCTGGTTCACGGCGGCCCGTACGACCGGCACGCCGACCGGCTCATGCTCGGCTGGCACCCGTCCGGCCAGTGGTTGGCGACCGTGGGCTACGCCGTGTTTCTGCCGAACCCGCGCGGCGGCCAGGGGCACGGCCACGACTTCGCGGTGGGCGTCGCCGGTGCGGTCGGCCTCGATGAGTGGACCGATATCTGCGCCGGCATCGACCTGCTCATCGCCGACGGCGTCGCCGACCCCGAGCGGCTGGGCATCGGCGGCTGGAGCCACGGCGGGTTCCTGGCCGCCTGGGCAGTTGGGCAGACCGACCGGTTCAAGGCCGCCGTGATGGGTGCCGGAATCAGCGACTGGGGAATGCTCGCCGCAACCGGCGAGCAGGGACCGTTCGAGTCCGCCCTCGGCGGCAGCAGCGGCTGGGAAGGAACAGGCCCACACCGCCACGACCGGCTCAGCCCGATCTCGTACGCCTCCAAGGTCCGCACGCCGGTGCTGATCCCGCACGGCGAGAACGACACAAACGTTCCGGTATCACAGGCGGAGGCCTTCCACCGCGCGCTACGCAGGTTCGGAGTCGAGCACGAGTACGTCGTATATCCCCGAGAGAACCACTCGATCCGCGAACGCAACCACCAACTCGACGTTCTCCGTCGCACCCGCGCCTGGTTCGACCGGTGGCTCGGATGACCTCGACGTCCGACCGCCACGACCGATGCGGCTAACCGCGGCAGCTAGGGCACCTATTGGGACTGTGAATTGCTCCTCTGTCAAGCGCCCGAGTCGCGCAACGGCTATTCGCGATGACAGCCGCGATCTGGCACAACCGCGCCACCGGACAACCCATGACCAGATCCCTGATCGCCTACGACCACTAACCAGACTTCGGACTTACTCGTCTAGGAACCCGTGCCCCCGGGGGCGAACTTGCCCCCGGGGCTCCGGGTTCAGCCGATGAGGTCCGCCGCCCGCTCGCCGATCATCAGGGTCGGCCCCGCGGTGTTGCCCGCCGGCAACGTCGGCATGACGGACGCGTCGGCGACCCGCAGGCCGGCGATGCCGTGTACGCGCAGCGCCGGGTCCACGACGGCCATCTGATCGGTTCCGATCCGCGCGGTGCCGACTTGGTGGTGTCCACTGTCGACCGCGCGGCGGACGTAGTCGCGCAGTGCGGAGGTGCCCGGGTACACCTCCGCCTTGATCCAGTCGTGTAGCGCCGGCTGCTCGGCGACGGCGCGCAGCGACTCGATGTGCTCCACGAGCGCCTCCAGGTCGCGCGGATCGGAGAGCAGGCCCAGGTCGATGACCGGCGCGTCCGCGGGATTCGCGGAGCGCAGGCCGACCCGGCCGCGGCTGTGCGGGTGCAGCAGCAACGCGAGCGCCGTGAAGCCCTGCTCCGGCAGGTTCTCCTGGATGGTCGAGTAGACGGCCGAGATGAAGACTGCCTGCCGGTCGGGGTTGCCCGCGGCGCCGACACCGCCATCGGCGATGATCTGCGCCTCGATCCCGTTCACGTGCGGCATCGGCACGGCGCGGTTGCTCTCCCAGACGACGGGGCTGCCGACGTGGTCCCGCAGGTTCTGGCCGACGCCGGGCAGGTCGGCGACGACCGGGATGCCGTGGCCACGCAGATGGTCGGCCGGCCCGAGGCCGGAGAGCAGCAGGATCTGCGGGGTGCCGAAGGTGCCGGCCGAGAGCACGACCTCCCGCTCGACCCGGATGACGTGCCGCTCGCCGCCGGCGAGGTACTCCACACCGACGGCCCGGTTCCCCTCGATCAGGATCCGGCTGACCAGCGCGTCGGTCACGACCCGCAGCAGCGGCGACTCCCGCACCGGACCGACGTACGCGCGCCAGGCCGTCACCCGCCGACCGTCCTTGATCGTGTGCTGGGTGAAGCTGGCACCCCGGCTGTCGCCCGCGTTGTAGTCGTGGTTGAAGGGGTGCCCGGCCCCCACGGCCGCGTCGACGAACGCGCGTACCAGCGGATCCGGATCGGTGTTGCGCTGGATGTGCACGGGCCCGCCGTGGTGCGCCTCCAGCCGGCGGAACCGAGGCTCGACGTCGGACCACGCCCAGCCGTCGCCCCAGGCGTCGTAATCGGCGCGCGAGCCGCGGACGTAGAGCATCCCGTTGAGGACCGAACTGCCGCCGAGCGTCTTCCCGCGCGGCTGGTAGAGGACCCGGCCGCCGGCGTGCGGCTGCGGTTCGGTGCCGAACCCCCAGTCGACCTCGCCACCGAACAGGGCCGCGCCGCGCAGCGGATCGCCGATCTCCTCCCGCGTGTCGCTCGGGCCGGCTTCGATGACGACGACCCGGTACCCGGCGTCGACGAGCCGCCGCGCGACGACCGATCCGGCGGTTCCGGCGCCGATGACCACGAAATCTGTCGTGTCGTGTGACCTCATGATGCTGCTCCTGACGTTCTGTCCGATTCCCGTGCCCATAAGTCGAGGGCACCCTCAGGTTCTGCGGCCAGACTAACCTGAGGGAACCCTCGACTTCTTGCTACGCTCGTCACATGGGATCGACACGGACGCCGGGCGGAGACCCACCGAAGTCCTTACGTCGCGATGCCCAGCGCAACCGGGACGCGGTGCTCGCCGCCGCGTCGGACGCGTTCGCCCGACACGGGTTGGACGTGCCGCTGGAACAGGTGGCCAGGAACGCGGGAGTGGCGATCGGCACGCTCTACCGCCACTTCCCGACGCGCCTCGACCTGATCGAGGCCGCGTTCACGGCAAAGCTGCGGGCGTGGATCGCCGCCGGCGAGCGGGCCGCGGGTGCGCCGGACCCTTGGGCGGGCTTCCGCGAATACCTGGAGGCGATGTGCGAGTTGCAAGCCGACGACCGCGGCCTGAGCGACCTCGCCTCGATGCGCCTGCCGCTCTCCGACGACGTCGAGAGCCAGCTCGCTCAGATCTACGAGCTCGGGAAAACGATCATGGAGCGGGCGCAGGAACAGGGAACCGTGCGCGCCGACCTGCGCCCGCAGGACTACGCGTTCGTCTTCTGGTCACACAGCCGGGTGGCGGCGGCGACGCAGGGCGTGGCTCCGGACACCTGGCGCCGGAGCCTCGCCCTGCTGCTCGACGCCTTCCGCGCCGAGGCCGCCCATCCGCTGCCCGCACCGGCCCTCACCGAGCCGCAGCTTCGGCAGGCGATGCGCGACCTCAGCTCAGCCGGCTGACACGACGACCGGCACGGGGCGCAGGCCGACCTGGACCGCCGTGCCCGTCGGCAGTTCGGAGAGCCGGGCGCTGGCCGTCTGGGCGACGACGAGCACGTCGTCGGGCAACGCGACCGTCACCCGGGCCGTCGCGCCCAGGAAGCCGAAGCACAGGCGGTCTCAGCCAAGGTCAGCAGTCGCAGCCTGCCGGCCCGCAGCCCGCGCCGGCCGTCGGCTGGGCGCGGCTTCGGCGGAACCACCACATGCCGAGCGCGGCAGCGGCGAGGACGGCCGCGAGGGCGAGGACAGTCTTCTCCAGCAGTGCGGCGCCGGCGCCGGTTACCAGGCCGGCGACGATGAGCAAGGGAATGGCGCAGCAGGCGACGCAGGCGAGCGCGGCCAGCCCACCGGTGACCTTGCTGTGGGTCGGTGGGCCGTTGTCGGCGGTGGCCGGCGGGTGGACGTGGCGCCGGGTGGGTGCGGTCATCGGGCGGCTCCGTCCGGGTCGGCGAGATCGGCGAAAGGCATCGGGCAGGCCGGGCACGTGCAGTTGGTCAGGCTGTCGCACCGCGCGGCGACGATCTCCTCGAGCCGCCCGTGGATCGCCCGCAGGTCGCTGACCTTCCGCTCGATCTCGACCGGCTTCGAGCGGGCTCGCGCCTGAAGGTCGGGCGTGGGATGTCGCCGGCGGCCGGTGTCCATGAGCTCGGCGACCTCGCCGAGCGTGAACCCGAGCCGCTGCGCGGCCTTGATGATCGCCAGCAAAGTGATGGGCTCCGGCGGGTAGGTCCGGTGGCCGCCGATGCTGCGCGCCGGTTGCGCGAGTAGCCCGCGTCGCTCGTAGTACCGCAGCGTCTCGACGTTGACGCCCGCACGCTCGGCGACCTCGCCGGTCCGCAGACCGCCCCGGTCGGCCATCAGGCGTCGGTCCGGCCAGCCCCCGCGGACTCCGCCAACCCCGCCAAACCGTCGAGGACGTCGCGGAGCTGAAGGCCCGCGCTGCTAATCTCGCGGACTGATGACACGTCGTTTCGGTGACCGGGCCACCTTCGCTGTGGAGGTGGGCGAGATCCAGTCGCCCTCCCTCCGCGTCGTCGACCTGTGGATGGCCGGCAGACGAATGACCACCGATGACAACTCGGCCTTTGTCCCGTTCTTCTCTCCCGCCATACGCTCGACCGCGGCGCAGGTGCGTCGACGTGACGTCAAGCCCTGTCCGTTCCCCGGCCGCGCCCCGGAAGATGCCTTCCGGCTACTTCACGCGAATGACACGGAGTTCCGGGAGCAGTTCTGGTTCATGCAGTGGGGCGAGACCGTCGACAACGTGTCCAAGTACGCCTACCTCGACGACGACCTGGTGATCGTCTTCGCGTTCTGGCGGGCAAGCCACCCCTTCCCCGAGGATCTGGGCAAGGTCTTCGTCGCCAGGATCCCGCCCGACGAGTTCGCGGCCACCGTCGAGCAAGCAGCCGAATTGCTGGATGCCTAAGTCATTACCATCGATCCGCGTCGGTGAGCGCACTCGTTGCGCCCGAGTTCGCCGCAGACTGTGAGTGAGGCGGCACCTCCCACGGCGTGGTGTAGGGCGTGGCCTTGCCCGTTGTTCAACGTTCGGGTCGGGCTGGCGCTTGGCCAGCCAGGAGTCGGTAGGCCTCGGTTGCGGCGTGAGTGACCTCTGCCATCGGGGATAGGTGAGGTAGTCGTCGTCGGCTGCGGCGGGCCCGAGTTCGTCGAGGATGGCTGACAACGGCTCGAGTGTTGCGGTGATCGCGTCGGCCTCGTTGGCGCTGCCGAGGATGGTGCCGACGTCGCTGCGCGGTGAGCGCTCGTCCCAGAACGTGTCGTCGACAAGCCAGTGCACGGCTTCGGTCAGACCCGGCCACGCCGTCGGGGCAGGCGGACGGAGCGTCGCGAGAACCGCCAGGGCGGCGATGACGTCGGCCCTGCGACCGGGCCAGACAATGGTGGTCATGCGTATCCCAGACCCCCGCGATCGATCAAGGGTTCGTGTGCGGCGGCTGTGGCCAGCGCCATGGAGGGCTTCCGTGCCGAGCTCTCTCGGACGGTGGCACGGGCATGGACCTGTACATCCAACAGGACAAGTTCCGGGAAGTGTCCGCGGCCGATGTCACCCCGGACGTAGCCGACCTTCTGGCAGCCACACAGCGGCGTATCGCGGCGTCCGCCCTGGGGGGATGCCGCGACCAAGGCGGCCTCGAAGCGCACCCCGTCATGAACTATGGTCACCACCCAGGACCGGACCATCCCGCCCGATTCAATGCGCTTGATGGCCCGATAGGGCCCGGTCCAAAATCGTCGAAGTCGACGCGTCGCACGCCGTGGCCGTGTCCCAGCCCGGCCTCGTCGCGGACCTCATCGACACCGCTGCCAGCTAGAGCATCACCGGTTGCGGTTCAGCTCGGCCCCATGGCCCGCTCACGAGGTGCGAAACGATCGTTTCGGACTGAGTGACGCGCCCACCTAATCAGTAAGGTGGCGACGGCACCACGGATGGGTACTTGCGGACGCGGTTCGCGTCATTGACGGTAACCCCGGCTAAGACAACCACAGGCACGATGGCGACGACTAGCGGTGGCAGGAGGATCGCCGCTGGTGAGATTGCGGCGAGCAGGAGCACTCCGATCACGCGAAATAGGGACACCCGGGCGAACACCGCGTACTCGAACATGGCCCGCCCGGCGAGGAACAGCGCGGGACCGCCGAGTATGACGATGATCCAAGCCGGTTGTGTGTGTCCGAGCGGGTGCTCGACGACGAGTTCGGCGCCGACGGCGACAGCAACGATGCCGGCGACCATGACCAGGTGGGCGTACAGCGACCAGATGAGGGCACGGAACGAGTCGGAAGCGGCAGCGATCGTATCCGCCAGCAGGCTCCCGGCCCGGTGAATGTAGATCCGCCAGAGCAGCCCTGTGGTGACGAACGCGACCACTGCCGCGGCAATCCGGTCGGGCTCGATGCTGCGACTCAGGGTCAGTCCAGTGACCAGGATGGGCTCGCCGAGCGCGATGATGAAAAGCTGCCGATTGCGTTCGGCGTGGTGCTCACTGGAGATCGCGTACTCGGCCATCCGCATGTACGCGCGCCCTAGCCGCGGCGTGGGGAGGCCCAGCGCGAGGGCAACGTACTCCACGGCCACCGCCAGCGCCCACAGCACTTCGCGGGCCGTGTCGTGCACGAGGGCACCCGCGATCCACGGCACCGCGGACACGACGGCCCAGAAGAGTGATCGCGCGAAAGCCGTCGCCGCCTCGTGGCCCCGCAGCAGGAGCACGGCGGCGGCATGCCGACCGACCTGGGTGGCGACGTATGCGACTGCGAAGAGCATTCCCTGCTCGCCGAACGCCTCGGGCACCGCAGCGGCCATCAGCAGGGTGCCCAACATGGTCGCGAGAACCAGCAGCTGTATCCGCGGTTGCTGCGAGTCCAACCTGTCCGTGAATCCCGAGGTATGGACCCACACCAACCAGAGGGCGAGCAGCAACACCAGCGTCTGAAGGGCCCCGCCCCAGACCAGATCCCTCAACAGCCCCAGCGAGAGCAGTGCGAGCGCGAGGACGAAGACCAGATCGAAGAACAGTTCCAGGAACGTCGCGCGTGGTTCCTCGGGTCGTCGCAGCAGTTCAGCTGCCCCACTTCTCATTCGATTAGCCCGAATCACTCGTGTTGTCCATCTTATGGGTGTTTGTACCACAGCAGTGCTCTGACATATTCGCGATGGAAGGCCCAGCGTTGCCGGCCGGGCGTACACGGCGCGCACTGGTGGTCGACGAGTTCGCCACGTTGACCCACCTCGGCGCGCGGCGGGCCGCTCCGCTACCACGAGCTGTTGGAGGCCATCCCAACTCGTCGTTGAATTTGGCGGACGCGGTCTGGGTACATCCGCTCCGGGCGGTGTTATCGCTGCGGAGAAGGAGGTGCCGTCATGCCGTCAATGGGTTCCGCGCAGCCGATCGGCCAGCTCGGCGACGGCGTCGACGAAACAGACATCGCTCTCCGCCGGCCGGTGCCCGACGATCGGCGGAGCGACGCTGTCGCTGATCGGGATGACCACAGTTGAGGGGTCGGGTATCCGGCGGTCAACCGTTGCCCCGGAGCCGTAGACAGTGGGCGGCTCGCCGGGGCGGTGCGGGGAGAAGACCCAGCCGCCGATCGGATCGGTGTCCCGCCACAGGTTGATCCAACGCCAGC from Micromonospora sp. WMMD812 harbors:
- a CDS encoding GMC family oxidoreductase N-terminal domain-containing protein, whose product is MRSHDTTDFVVIGAGTAGSVVARRLVDAGYRVVVIEAGPSDTREEIGDPLRGAALFGGEVDWGFGTEPQPHAGGRVLYQPRGKTLGGSSVLNGMLYVRGSRADYDAWGDGWAWSDVEPRFRRLEAHHGGPVHIQRNTDPDPLVRAFVDAAVGAGHPFNHDYNAGDSRGASFTQHTIKDGRRVTAWRAYVGPVRESPLLRVVTDALVSRILIEGNRAVGVEYLAGGERHVIRVEREVVLSAGTFGTPQILLLSGLGPADHLRGHGIPVVADLPGVGQNLRDHVGSPVVWESNRAVPMPHVNGIEAQIIADGGVGAAGNPDRQAVFISAVYSTIQENLPEQGFTALALLLHPHSRGRVGLRSANPADAPVIDLGLLSDPRDLEALVEHIESLRAVAEQPALHDWIKAEVYPGTSALRDYVRRAVDSGHHQVGTARIGTDQMAVVDPALRVHGIAGLRVADASVMPTLPAGNTAGPTLMIGERAADLIG
- a CDS encoding Imm1 family immunity protein, with protein sequence MHTSGRRPCAQVLDEPSLPESLGELTGLTWLGLSNNQLTVLPDSLGNLTSLTWLDLAHNHLSTLPEWLSNLTALTRLDLTGNRLTALPDSLGNLTALTHLYLTENHLTVLPDSLGNLTALTRLDLAGNLLTVLPQSLAHLTAGEHPVNAPLQAWTEDIGTTTVADPADLDALFDRIPRDHRSGIELASEDGKRRLHITLDGARSGLFWEGEADVMVSWGPVPPGAPPGQTAGDADYAINDPWFTPAGADPFDIEITEEQARQAGHEFLRTGRRPTNIQWVDKP
- a CDS encoding TetR/AcrR family transcriptional regulator, which gives rise to MGSTRTPGGDPPKSLRRDAQRNRDAVLAAASDAFARHGLDVPLEQVARNAGVAIGTLYRHFPTRLDLIEAAFTAKLRAWIAAGERAAGAPDPWAGFREYLEAMCELQADDRGLSDLASMRLPLSDDVESQLAQIYELGKTIMERAQEQGTVRADLRPQDYAFVFWSHSRVAAATQGVAPDTWRRSLALLLDAFRAEAAHPLPAPALTEPQLRQAMRDLSSAG
- a CDS encoding MerR family transcriptional regulator codes for the protein MADRGGLRTGEVAERAGVNVETLRYYERRGLLAQPARSIGGHRTYPPEPITLLAIIKAAQRLGFTLGEVAELMDTGRRRHPTPDLQARARSKPVEIERKVSDLRAIHGRLEEIVAARCDSLTNCTCPACPMPFADLADPDGAAR
- a CDS encoding S9 family peptidase translates to MARSQLTAELVVDGHVPQGLALSPDGKWVAYVVAPVGRAGVHPVSEIWVAAVDGTGSPRRLTSGEAYDSAPRWAGDSLLVYFLSDRAERGTAQLHRVGLVDGVVQAVTSWAAGASRHLPLADPNLVVVIAADEPSAEDERRDRERDDARVWGERVRPDRLRLLDVRSLEVRTPDAFGDRHVVEVVQRPDDGILAALTWSSPDVDPGLLEPGLHLLDPYSGVTRDLGPAAADASSLVWWPAVDGWHLAYVAKTPPTLVGGHAVFDIAVPVSGPVGEHLNLTAGTTVCASNLVQVDTGLPLVLVADGLDTAIHRLDPAGPALVEVSRVGGLATSLTTSRLGDGVAAVVSTSYEPGNVHAGPTSGPLTRLTDLRPELRDIRWGVQERLSYEASDGLTLDGLLILPAGRSHKDGPFPLVTLVHGGPYDRHADRLMLGWHPSGQWLATVGYAVFLPNPRGGQGHGHDFAVGVAGAVGLDEWTDICAGIDLLIADGVADPERLGIGGWSHGGFLAAWAVGQTDRFKAAVMGAGISDWGMLAATGEQGPFESALGGSSGWEGTGPHRHDRLSPISYASKVRTPVLIPHGENDTNVPVSQAEAFHRALRRFGVEHEYVVYPRENHSIRERNHQLDVLRRTRAWFDRWLG
- a CDS encoding low temperature requirement protein A; amino-acid sequence: MRSGAAELLRRPEEPRATFLELFFDLVFVLALALLSLGLLRDLVWGGALQTLVLLLALWLVWVHTSGFTDRLDSQQPRIQLLVLATMLGTLLMAAAVPEAFGEQGMLFAVAYVATQVGRHAAAVLLLRGHEAATAFARSLFWAVVSAVPWIAGALVHDTAREVLWALAVAVEYVALALGLPTPRLGRAYMRMAEYAISSEHHAERNRQLFIIALGEPILVTGLTLSRSIEPDRIAAAVVAFVTTGLLWRIYIHRAGSLLADTIAAASDSFRALIWSLYAHLVMVAGIVAVAVGAELVVEHPLGHTQPAWIIVILGGPALFLAGRAMFEYAVFARVSLFRVIGVLLLAAISPAAILLPPLVVAIVPVVVLAGVTVNDANRVRKYPSVVPSPPY
- a CDS encoding TOBE domain-containing protein, coding for MCFGFLGATARVTVALPDDVLVVAQTASARLSELPTGTAVQVGLRPVPVVVSAG